A portion of the Algisphaera agarilytica genome contains these proteins:
- a CDS encoding CbiX/SirB N-terminal domain-containing protein, whose translation MNTPETTPRTTGVIICDHGSRRQASNDSLKEVAKLFAERFADDCDIVEPAHMELAMPDIAAAYGSCVERGANHIVILPFFLARGKHWTRDIPSLTSQAAAEFPGTTYQVAEPLGIDTLILDLLKKRLDADDQPTLASGEEDPRLKDTPATDKRIQCNTCPFQLDKETGVVTIKEGSGVVAAGIRH comes from the coding sequence ATGAACACCCCCGAAACCACCCCCCGCACCACCGGCGTCATCATCTGCGACCACGGCAGCCGCCGCCAAGCCTCCAACGACAGCCTCAAGGAAGTCGCCAAGCTCTTCGCCGAGCGTTTCGCCGACGACTGCGACATCGTCGAGCCCGCCCACATGGAATTGGCCATGCCCGACATCGCCGCGGCCTACGGCAGCTGTGTCGAGCGCGGCGCCAACCACATCGTGATCCTGCCCTTCTTCCTGGCCCGCGGCAAGCACTGGACCCGTGACATCCCCAGCCTCACCAGCCAGGCCGCCGCCGAGTTCCCCGGCACGACCTACCAGGTCGCCGAACCCCTGGGCATCGACACCCTCATCCTCGACCTGCTCAAAAAGCGCCTCGACGCGGACGACCAACCCACCCTCGCCAGCGGCGAAGAAGACCCCCGCCTCAAAGACACCCCCGCCACCGACAAGCGCATCCAGTGCAACACCTGCCCGTTCCAGCTCGACAAAGAGACCGGCGTGGTCACGATCAAGGAGGGTAGCGGCGTGGTGGCGGCTGGTATTCGACACTAG
- a CDS encoding tetratricopeptide repeat protein yields MPDLTPPASTKTTSWTAVWQLPVLLVGMVLLGVGLYLAKPRYTPPDFHGMLDTVDQYLEADNPEEARIRMDTLVEEGIETQNDLTRGRYYQYLGDHDWLVYSDLYPVPVDTPESAVQLRKVVEAYETAEGFGRTLDGLSMQRWAETLVLRGQEDDALAIVDRMEAKDAAMRYSLIRRLIEKHRSDGDPEAFARMLDRFERTLRDESDKKEQLKQRQWVAQLRARHYLDVEDPQRAIDYINREMQRLRAAGADDAPDLLVLLGQAYQKIADFDNARRLYAVSQQMIQDGNPLNGRILVGLAQIELAVGGEGFEDRAHTLFGRAAKEHPMGEAYIDALIGRAHVEAMMGRVTDSVDHFRLAIAQMLDVTPAWDPRRKEVTEKIASHVDRSIDLEQYDDALDYISLLLPMYDGGKALPAESLFQFAEIHEKIGEARMTRAESMDPLTWAGPGDPPIKARRNAYQEAAHHYGQSAEYFKRHADTVTVIDDEAHGESLWSAGQNYDLAQRWPDAIDIYAEYVTTRPGDGEQLKARHHLAKAYMADRQYESAVGIFKDLIDENPQSNWAYSSLVPMARCYTAMGQSDAAVRVLLSIVDGHPGIRPESDTYREALVDLARTYYLQGQDDPVYFVSAIERLDTAVERYGNTHDGPVLRYMLGDSLRRSSRDLAEQAQNARSERQRLAFQAERNERLRNAEMYYDQVITELEARFAAARSDLENLYLRNAYFYKADCSYDRQDYTVAIDRYREAAQRWSDHPSSLVAQVQMVNAYCELQEFQQAYVANQNALWQLSQMEDEVFDSPDMPMTRQHWEDWLRWSSELKLLDKQSASAQ; encoded by the coding sequence ATGCCCGATCTCACTCCCCCAGCTTCGACCAAGACGACCTCCTGGACCGCGGTCTGGCAGTTGCCGGTGCTGCTGGTCGGGATGGTGCTGCTGGGCGTGGGGCTGTATCTGGCCAAGCCGCGTTACACCCCGCCGGACTTCCACGGCATGCTGGACACGGTCGACCAGTACCTCGAGGCGGACAACCCTGAAGAAGCCCGGATCCGGATGGACACGCTGGTCGAAGAGGGGATCGAAACCCAAAACGATCTGACGCGCGGCCGGTACTACCAGTACCTGGGTGACCACGACTGGCTGGTGTACAGCGACCTGTATCCCGTGCCCGTCGACACGCCCGAGTCGGCGGTGCAGCTGCGGAAGGTGGTCGAGGCGTACGAGACCGCGGAAGGCTTCGGCCGAACGCTGGACGGCCTGTCGATGCAGCGCTGGGCCGAGACGCTGGTGCTGCGTGGACAGGAAGACGACGCCCTGGCGATCGTCGACCGCATGGAAGCCAAAGACGCGGCGATGCGATACAGCCTGATCCGTCGGCTGATCGAGAAGCACCGCTCGGACGGCGACCCCGAAGCCTTCGCCCGCATGCTCGACCGCTTCGAGCGCACCCTCCGCGACGAAAGCGACAAGAAAGAACAACTCAAGCAGCGGCAGTGGGTCGCCCAGCTCCGTGCCCGGCACTACCTGGATGTCGAAGACCCGCAGCGGGCGATCGACTACATCAACCGCGAGATGCAGCGGCTGCGGGCCGCGGGTGCGGACGATGCGCCGGATCTGCTGGTGCTGCTGGGGCAGGCGTATCAGAAGATCGCGGACTTCGACAACGCCCGCCGCCTGTACGCGGTGTCGCAGCAGATGATCCAAGATGGCAACCCGCTGAACGGCCGGATCCTGGTCGGCTTGGCGCAGATCGAGCTGGCGGTGGGGGGCGAAGGGTTTGAAGACCGCGCCCACACGCTGTTCGGCCGTGCGGCGAAAGAGCATCCGATGGGCGAGGCGTACATCGATGCGTTGATCGGCCGGGCTCACGTCGAGGCGATGATGGGCCGGGTCACCGATTCGGTGGACCACTTCCGTTTGGCGATCGCTCAGATGCTTGATGTGACGCCTGCCTGGGACCCGCGTCGCAAAGAGGTGACCGAAAAGATTGCGTCGCACGTGGATCGCTCGATCGATCTGGAGCAGTACGACGACGCATTGGACTACATCTCCCTGCTGCTGCCGATGTACGACGGTGGCAAGGCGTTGCCCGCGGAGTCGTTGTTCCAGTTTGCGGAGATCCACGAGAAGATCGGCGAGGCGCGGATGACGCGGGCCGAGTCGATGGACCCGCTGACCTGGGCCGGGCCGGGCGATCCCCCAATCAAGGCACGCCGGAACGCCTATCAGGAAGCGGCCCACCATTACGGCCAGTCGGCGGAGTACTTCAAGCGTCATGCCGACACCGTGACCGTGATTGACGACGAGGCCCACGGCGAATCGCTGTGGTCAGCCGGGCAGAACTACGACCTGGCTCAGCGCTGGCCGGACGCGATCGACATCTACGCCGAGTACGTGACCACCCGCCCCGGCGACGGCGAGCAGCTCAAGGCCCGCCACCACCTCGCCAAGGCGTACATGGCCGATCGCCAGTACGAATCGGCGGTGGGCATCTTCAAAGACCTCATCGACGAAAACCCGCAGAGCAACTGGGCGTATTCCTCGCTGGTGCCCATGGCCCGCTGCTACACCGCGATGGGGCAATCCGATGCGGCGGTGCGGGTGTTGCTTTCCATCGTGGACGGCCACCCGGGCATCCGCCCCGAGTCCGACACCTACCGCGAAGCGCTGGTCGATCTGGCCCGGACCTACTACCTCCAAGGCCAGGACGACCCGGTGTACTTCGTGAGCGCCATCGAACGCCTCGACACCGCGGTCGAACGCTACGGCAACACGCACGACGGCCCAGTCCTCCGCTACATGCTCGGCGACAGTCTGCGTCGCTCGTCGCGTGACCTGGCGGAGCAGGCGCAGAACGCACGCAGCGAACGCCAAAGGCTCGCGTTCCAGGCCGAGCGCAACGAACGCTTGCGGAATGCGGAGATGTACTACGACCAGGTCATCACCGAGCTCGAGGCCCGGTTCGCGGCGGCCCGGTCCGACCTCGAGAACCTCTATCTGCGTAACGCCTACTTCTACAAGGCGGATTGCTCGTACGATCGCCAGGACTACACCGTGGCGATCGACCGCTACCGCGAAGCGGCCCAGCGCTGGAGCGATCACCCGTCTTCGCTGGTCGCCCAGGTGCAGATGGTCAACGCGTATTGCGAGCTCCAGGAATTCCAGCAGGCCTATGTCGCCAACCAGAACGCGCTGTGGCAGCTCAGCCAGATGGAAGACGAGGTCTTCGATAGCCCGGACATGCCGATGACCAGGCAGCACTGGGAAGATTGGCTGCGGTGGTCGAGTGAGCTGAAGCTGCTCGACAAGCAGAGCGCCTCGGCCCAGTGA
- a CDS encoding PEP-CTERM sorting domain-containing protein, protein MNLVPEPGVGGLLCLGLVGLSRRGRRVRV, encoded by the coding sequence GTGAATCTTGTTCCGGAGCCTGGGGTTGGGGGATTGCTCTGTCTGGGGCTGGTTGGCTTGTCTCGGCGGGGGCGTCGGGTTCGGGTCTGA
- a CDS encoding flagellar protein FlgN: MTPPPASLSDAVQSDGQADQLIEMLTQQRDLYKSLEALSGKQQEIIAQGQAEQLLGVLSERQVIVDRLTQINQDLSPLRGRMSEIAEASTEAKRQLLRSLVDEVQAMLESIIQRDEQDRQSLEASKAQVGQELAKVKTAPAAINAYKANAYGGGAAGASPTARFTDSSG, encoded by the coding sequence ATGACCCCACCTCCCGCGAGTCTTTCGGATGCCGTTCAATCGGACGGGCAGGCCGACCAACTCATCGAGATGCTGACGCAGCAGCGCGACTTGTATAAGTCGCTCGAAGCGCTCAGTGGCAAGCAGCAGGAAATCATCGCTCAGGGGCAGGCCGAGCAGTTGCTTGGTGTGTTGTCTGAGCGGCAAGTGATTGTCGATCGGTTGACGCAGATCAATCAAGACCTGTCGCCGTTGCGGGGGCGGATGTCGGAGATCGCCGAGGCGTCGACCGAGGCGAAGCGTCAGCTGCTGCGTTCGCTGGTGGACGAGGTGCAGGCGATGCTCGAGTCGATCATCCAGCGGGACGAACAGGACCGCCAATCCCTAGAGGCGTCCAAGGCGCAGGTCGGGCAGGAGCTGGCCAAGGTCAAGACGGCCCCGGCGGCGATCAACGCGTACAAGGCCAACGCCTATGGCGGCGGGGCGGCGGGTGCGTCGCCCACGGCTCGGTTCACGGACTCTAGCGGTTGA
- a CDS encoding sensor histidine kinase translates to MASVAEHADGAGAGQAEAGVLAPEDLAEVIQAYSAVAERLQASHEALSGEVSRLQKELAAKNEQLERSKRLSALGEMAAGIAHEIRNPLAAIQLYAEMVADDLEPTQVSERSLCFAADNTQKIADAVRGLSAIVNDVLSFARQIEPKVRRLDAAEVFQRVVDAHRPAIEAQGVAVAVEVVDGVIEADPDLLHQALLNLVRNAVDAMAGRGGGRLTLSAGAGRVVLTDTGPGLPQEVVDRIFNPFFTTRSTGTGLGLAIVHRIVDAHGGAIAVHNHERHGGAVFTLDLPRSETSSAGGVGGMASESEVLESAV, encoded by the coding sequence ATGGCGTCTGTCGCTGAACATGCTGATGGTGCCGGGGCGGGTCAGGCAGAGGCCGGGGTGCTGGCGCCCGAGGACCTGGCGGAAGTGATCCAGGCGTACTCCGCGGTGGCGGAGCGGCTGCAGGCTTCGCACGAGGCGTTGTCCGGCGAGGTATCTCGTCTGCAGAAAGAACTGGCAGCGAAGAACGAACAGCTCGAACGCAGCAAGCGGCTCTCGGCGCTCGGCGAGATGGCGGCGGGCATCGCTCACGAAATCCGTAATCCCCTGGCGGCGATCCAGCTCTACGCGGAGATGGTGGCCGATGACCTGGAGCCCACGCAGGTCAGCGAACGCAGCCTGTGTTTCGCCGCGGACAATACGCAGAAAATCGCGGACGCGGTCCGCGGGTTGTCGGCCATCGTGAATGACGTGTTGAGCTTTGCTCGACAGATCGAGCCGAAGGTGCGTCGACTGGACGCTGCGGAGGTGTTTCAGCGGGTCGTCGATGCGCATCGCCCGGCAATTGAAGCCCAGGGCGTCGCGGTCGCGGTGGAAGTTGTGGATGGCGTGATTGAAGCGGACCCCGATCTTCTGCATCAGGCGTTGTTGAACCTGGTGCGGAACGCGGTGGACGCGATGGCGGGCCGGGGCGGCGGTCGGCTGACGCTTTCGGCGGGAGCGGGGCGGGTGGTCTTGACCGATACCGGCCCGGGCCTGCCGCAGGAGGTGGTGGATCGCATTTTCAATCCGTTCTTCACGACGCGCAGCACCGGCACCGGGCTGGGGCTGGCGATCGTGCACCGCATCGTTGATGCCCACGGCGGCGCGATCGCGGTACACAACCACGAGCGCCACGGCGGGGCGGTGTTCACGCTCGACCTGCCCCGATCCGAGACGTCCTCGGCCGGGGGTGTCGGGGGTATGGCTTCTGAATCCGAAGTGTTGGAGTCCGCGGTATGA
- a CDS encoding sigma-54-dependent transcriptional regulator: MSTKVLVVDDKQMMRDSVGATLQRAGYTVVAASNGEVALRMVAKHRPAAVVTDLKMPEMDGLELLQRLAQSDSQLPVVLMTAYGNINDAVSAMKAGAFDFVQKPFEGDQLKMVVRRAVEHRRLVMENANREAEKRHGSGPESPHLVGKSPAMKGVAQQIHQIANSVGTVLIQGESGTGKEVVARTIHAHSPRHDRIMLCLNCAALSSSLLESELFGHEKGAFTGADQLRKGRFELADGGTLLLDEISEISPTLQAKLLRVLQEGQFERVGSSITMQVDVRVIATTNRDLAQSVADGTFRQDLYYRLNVLPIALPPLSQRGGDITLLAQHFLQQVALREGKEAKRFDEEAQALLSAYHWPGNVRELQNICERASVLSKGQVISGGLIQPWLLTLPSSASGFTPSPQSLTPPSPAANAAVMGSPPLQVASMAGASAPVSVAAAIGQEVRPLEEVERDRIVHALGQFNGNRTKTAEALGIGVRTLGLKLKKWKEQNLVAQTI; the protein is encoded by the coding sequence ATGAGTACGAAGGTTCTGGTCGTCGATGACAAGCAGATGATGCGCGACTCCGTCGGTGCGACGTTGCAGCGTGCGGGTTACACCGTCGTGGCGGCGTCCAACGGTGAGGTGGCACTTCGCATGGTGGCCAAGCATCGGCCGGCCGCGGTGGTGACCGACCTCAAGATGCCTGAGATGGATGGGCTGGAGTTGCTGCAGCGTCTGGCGCAGTCGGACAGCCAGCTCCCGGTTGTGTTGATGACGGCCTACGGCAACATCAACGACGCGGTCTCGGCGATGAAGGCCGGGGCGTTCGACTTTGTGCAGAAACCCTTTGAAGGCGATCAGCTCAAGATGGTGGTCCGCCGTGCGGTGGAGCACCGCCGGCTTGTCATGGAGAACGCGAACCGTGAAGCGGAGAAGCGGCACGGCAGCGGTCCCGAGTCGCCGCACCTGGTCGGCAAGTCGCCGGCGATGAAGGGCGTCGCTCAGCAGATCCACCAGATCGCGAATTCGGTCGGCACGGTCTTGATTCAAGGGGAATCGGGCACGGGTAAAGAAGTGGTCGCCCGCACGATCCACGCCCACTCGCCCCGGCACGACCGCATCATGCTCTGCCTCAACTGTGCGGCGCTGTCGAGCAGCCTGCTGGAGAGCGAGTTGTTCGGCCACGAGAAGGGCGCGTTCACCGGTGCGGATCAGCTCCGCAAGGGCCGGTTCGAGCTCGCCGACGGCGGCACGCTGCTGCTGGATGAAATCAGTGAGATCAGCCCGACTCTTCAGGCCAAGTTGCTGCGGGTGCTGCAGGAAGGCCAGTTCGAACGCGTCGGCTCTTCGATCACGATGCAGGTCGATGTGCGGGTGATCGCGACGACCAACCGCGATCTGGCGCAGTCGGTGGCGGACGGCACGTTCCGCCAGGACCTGTACTACCGTCTGAATGTCTTGCCGATCGCGTTGCCGCCGCTGAGTCAGCGGGGCGGCGATATCACGCTACTCGCCCAGCACTTCCTGCAGCAGGTGGCGCTGCGTGAAGGCAAGGAAGCCAAGCGATTCGATGAAGAAGCGCAGGCTTTGTTGTCGGCCTATCACTGGCCGGGCAACGTGCGGGAGCTGCAGAACATCTGCGAGCGGGCAAGCGTGTTGTCCAAGGGGCAGGTGATCTCGGGCGGATTGATCCAGCCCTGGCTGTTGACCCTGCCTTCGAGTGCATCGGGTTTCACGCCGTCGCCGCAATCGCTGACCCCTCCTTCGCCGGCTGCGAATGCCGCGGTGATGGGCAGCCCGCCGCTACAGGTAGCTTCGATGGCCGGGGCGAGTGCTCCGGTGTCGGTTGCCGCCGCGATCGGGCAGGAGGTGCGCCCTCTCGAAGAAGTCGAGCGCGACCGCATCGTCCACGCACTGGGGCAGTTCAACGGCAACCGCACGAAGACGGCCGAGGCGCTGGGGATCGGCGTTCGCACGCTGGGCCTGAAACTCAAGAAATGGAAGGAGCAGAACCTCGTTGCGCAGACGATCTGA
- the flgB gene encoding flagellar basal body rod protein FlgB: protein MIDGMFNSGSLPVLERVVQFTGQRHQVIANNIANLSTPYFQPKDLSVEKFQKQLRKAVHDRRATETPRQGDLRFQDTREFRFHAHGLEARPQELDENILFHDRNNRDLERIMQDLAENTLAHNAGLEMLKSEFNLLRMAIRGTLS, encoded by the coding sequence ATGATTGATGGAATGTTCAACAGCGGTTCCCTGCCGGTGCTCGAGCGGGTGGTTCAATTCACCGGCCAGCGCCACCAGGTCATCGCGAACAACATCGCCAACCTCTCGACGCCGTACTTCCAGCCGAAGGACTTGAGCGTTGAGAAGTTCCAGAAGCAGCTCCGCAAGGCGGTTCACGACCGCCGGGCCACCGAGACGCCCCGCCAGGGCGACCTCCGGTTCCAAGACACACGTGAGTTCCGCTTCCATGCCCACGGCCTCGAAGCCCGCCCGCAGGAGCTCGACGAAAACATCCTGTTCCACGACCGTAACAACCGCGACCTCGAACGCATCATGCAAGATCTCGCCGAAAACACGCTCGCCCACAACGCGGGCCTGGAGATGCTCAAGAGCGAGTTCAACCTGCTGCGGATGGCCATCCGGGGCACGCTCTCCTGA
- the flgC gene encoding flagellar basal body rod protein FlgC: protein MFGALDTSTSALVANRIRMETVAANVANANSIEDANGENVPFRRRIAILSEGDAATGKAEGVHVRQIMHDPAPFMKKHLPKHPLADKDGYVKFPNINTINEQVNALEIARAYEANIQAAEATKAMMQSALRLLA from the coding sequence ATGTTCGGCGCCCTAGACACCTCAACCTCCGCCCTCGTCGCCAACCGCATCCGGATGGAAACGGTCGCGGCCAACGTGGCGAACGCCAACAGCATCGAAGATGCCAACGGCGAGAACGTGCCTTTCCGCCGTCGGATCGCCATCCTCAGCGAAGGCGACGCCGCCACGGGGAAGGCTGAGGGAGTGCACGTGCGTCAGATCATGCACGACCCCGCGCCCTTCATGAAAAAGCATCTGCCGAAACACCCGCTGGCGGATAAGGACGGCTACGTCAAATTCCCCAACATCAACACGATCAACGAACAAGTGAACGCCCTTGAGATCGCCCGGGCCTACGAGGCCAACATCCAGGCCGCCGAGGCCACCAAGGCCATGATGCAGTCGGCCCTCCGCCTGCTGGCCTGA
- the fliE gene encoding flagellar hook-basal body complex protein FliE yields the protein MPDPLGLINPNQGVSPLQPGKPLAAPKVEGPGFKDVLMKNIEQVSKLQKDAEVAYEDFATGDRNDIDGVMMAKQKADIAFQMLMQVRNKMMDAYEEVKQIRV from the coding sequence ATGCCCGATCCACTGGGTCTCATCAATCCGAATCAAGGCGTCAGCCCGCTCCAGCCCGGCAAGCCTCTGGCCGCCCCCAAGGTCGAGGGCCCGGGGTTTAAAGACGTGCTGATGAAAAACATCGAACAGGTCAGCAAGCTCCAGAAGGACGCGGAGGTGGCCTACGAAGACTTTGCCACCGGCGACCGCAACGACATCGATGGCGTCATGATGGCCAAACAGAAAGCAGATATCGCGTTCCAGATGCTGATGCAGGTGCGCAACAAGATGATGGACGCCTACGAAGAGGTGAAACAGATCCGAGTCTAA